From a region of the Egicoccus sp. AB-alg2 genome:
- a CDS encoding alpha/beta fold hydrolase, giving the protein MERALASRPPGYLHLRLAGDPERRPTVAFIHQSPSSGRMWLPVMEQLAPEIRTCAIDLFGYGESDPPQWQLSLEEHAEHVVAAIRDVTDGPLVVVGHHTGAVLAAQVAASEPDLVRGLMLSGYPYYPDWQTKFSRLGPALRPADISREGTELLDIWRYVTGPLEDDPDPDVALTIMADRLRAGRQWFTGYVQLLGADLPAILDRAATVAPSRPTSILTADRDPLRGFAAAVAARFGVEPVSIAGTSWVSYEHPERMAEPIAELVARVRA; this is encoded by the coding sequence GTGGAACGCGCACTGGCCTCCAGGCCGCCCGGCTATCTGCACCTGCGCCTGGCCGGCGATCCGGAGAGACGACCGACGGTGGCCTTCATCCACCAGAGCCCCTCGTCCGGCCGGATGTGGCTGCCGGTGATGGAGCAGCTCGCGCCGGAGATCCGCACCTGCGCGATCGACCTGTTCGGCTACGGCGAGTCCGACCCGCCACAGTGGCAGTTGTCGCTCGAGGAGCACGCCGAGCACGTGGTCGCCGCGATCCGCGACGTCACCGACGGCCCGCTGGTCGTCGTCGGCCATCACACCGGCGCCGTGCTCGCGGCGCAGGTCGCGGCCAGCGAGCCCGACCTCGTCCGAGGCCTGATGCTGTCGGGCTACCCGTACTACCCGGACTGGCAGACCAAGTTCTCGCGCCTGGGACCGGCGCTGCGGCCGGCCGACATCTCCCGCGAGGGCACCGAACTGCTCGACATCTGGCGCTACGTGACCGGCCCGCTGGAGGACGACCCGGACCCCGACGTCGCGCTGACCATCATGGCCGACCGCCTACGCGCCGGCCGGCAGTGGTTCACCGGCTACGTCCAGCTGCTGGGCGCGGACCTGCCGGCCATCCTCGACCGCGCCGCCACCGTGGCGCCGTCGCGGCCGACCAGCATCCTCACCGCCGACCGCGACCCGCTCCGGGGCTTTGCCGCGGCCGTTGCCGCTCGTTTCGGTGTCGAACCGGTCTCGATCGCGGGCACGTCTTGGGTCTCGTACGAGCACCCGGAACGGATGGCCGAACCGATCGCCGAACTCGTCGCGCGCGTTCGCGCCTGA
- a CDS encoding class I SAM-dependent methyltransferase produces the protein MVAESSAAAPVRLDVVEPARLDVAEQARLDFVLRLRQRWGDTLYPALVASARTADPEVAGRPVDEVAPVVHAQPQYPWFAWGERGVQKMMWRAITDVVRRQRLALPEPDDAPGSLELDPDLVPPAYYTEYDIHIQPGGLWDNEEAALVYEMGAKIVMMGGNDDYLFHDLLTRTATPAREPRRIVDLGCGFGKSTRPFARVYPQAEVIGVDLAAPVLRLAHAQAAAHGLPIRFVQADAAATPFQDGSVDLVTATMLIHEIPPADLAEVFSEIARILAPGGSVRILDFQPTGDGPRDLAMREHGARNNEPFMPMLFDTDIVGMCRERGLEARWVAFDERGEGRLDGLAWPERKEWHFPWAVLEAETVA, from the coding sequence GTGGTCGCCGAATCATCCGCCGCCGCGCCGGTGCGACTCGATGTCGTCGAGCCGGCGCGACTCGACGTCGCCGAACAGGCGCGACTCGACTTCGTCCTGCGCCTGCGCCAACGGTGGGGGGACACGCTCTACCCCGCCCTCGTCGCATCCGCCCGCACCGCCGACCCCGAGGTCGCCGGCCGCCCCGTCGACGAGGTCGCGCCGGTCGTGCACGCGCAGCCGCAGTATCCGTGGTTCGCCTGGGGCGAACGCGGCGTGCAGAAGATGATGTGGCGCGCCATCACCGACGTGGTCCGCCGGCAGCGTCTGGCGCTCCCGGAACCCGACGACGCGCCGGGCAGCCTGGAACTCGACCCCGATCTGGTGCCGCCGGCGTACTACACCGAGTACGACATCCACATCCAGCCCGGCGGTCTGTGGGACAACGAGGAGGCGGCGCTCGTCTACGAGATGGGCGCCAAGATCGTCATGATGGGGGGCAACGACGACTACCTATTCCACGACTTGCTGACGCGCACGGCCACCCCGGCGCGCGAGCCGCGGCGGATCGTCGATCTCGGTTGCGGGTTCGGCAAGAGCACCCGACCCTTCGCCCGCGTCTACCCCCAGGCCGAGGTGATCGGGGTCGACCTCGCCGCGCCGGTGCTCCGGCTCGCCCACGCGCAGGCGGCCGCACACGGCCTGCCGATCCGTTTCGTCCAGGCCGATGCCGCCGCGACGCCCTTCCAGGACGGCTCGGTCGACCTGGTCACTGCCACCATGCTGATCCACGAGATCCCGCCTGCCGACCTGGCCGAGGTGTTCAGCGAGATCGCACGCATCCTCGCTCCCGGCGGCTCGGTCCGGATCCTCGACTTCCAGCCCACCGGCGACGGCCCCCGCGATCTCGCCATGCGCGAGCACGGCGCCCGCAACAACGAACCGTTCATGCCGATGCTGTTCGACACCGACATCGTCGGCATGTGCCGCGAGCGCGGTCTCGAGGCCCGCTGGGTCGCCTTCGACGAACGCGGCGAGGGCCGCCTCGACGGGTTGGCGTGGCCGGAGCGCAAGGAATGGCACTTCCCCTGGGCGGTACTCGAAGCGGAGACGGTGGCATGA
- a CDS encoding cupin domain-containing protein, translating to MARAFTEFLQSQLLGWQQGLYGGGFGDVESKLLSLDEETGASSTLVRFPAGYDRREPFHVMADQELFVLGGDLVIDGQEHRRYTYAHLPAGWQHERITSRGGAVVLAFYSGEPRLVGGSAPEGLLDEARAVPFVDAFDGEWGANFHPKFPPGAGRKFLRQDPHDGEQTWVLGTMPLRWGRRREKHPVVEEMYLLSGELVGHRGRMHAGAYFWRPPEEWHGPFGSPTGNLMIFRTKGGPLSTVYEEDLVPFDWNEPYDPILPDQLDSLRATPYEGACLCY from the coding sequence ATGGCTAGAGCGTTCACCGAGTTCCTCCAGTCCCAGCTGCTCGGCTGGCAACAGGGGTTGTACGGCGGCGGCTTCGGCGACGTCGAGAGCAAGCTGCTCAGCCTCGACGAGGAGACCGGCGCGTCCAGCACGCTGGTCCGCTTCCCGGCCGGCTACGACCGCCGGGAGCCGTTCCACGTCATGGCCGACCAGGAACTGTTCGTCCTCGGCGGCGACCTGGTCATCGACGGGCAGGAACACCGCCGCTACACCTACGCGCACCTGCCGGCGGGATGGCAGCACGAACGGATCACGTCCCGTGGCGGCGCCGTGGTGCTCGCGTTCTACTCCGGTGAGCCCCGCCTCGTGGGGGGTTCCGCCCCCGAAGGCCTGCTCGACGAGGCCCGCGCGGTGCCGTTCGTCGACGCGTTCGACGGTGAATGGGGCGCCAACTTCCACCCGAAGTTCCCGCCCGGCGCCGGCCGCAAGTTCCTGCGGCAGGACCCGCACGACGGCGAACAGACCTGGGTGCTCGGCACCATGCCGCTGCGCTGGGGCCGCCGCCGCGAGAAGCACCCCGTGGTCGAGGAGATGTATCTGCTGTCGGGCGAACTGGTGGGCCACCGCGGCCGGATGCACGCCGGGGCCTACTTCTGGCGTCCGCCCGAGGAATGGCACGGGCCGTTCGGTTCGCCGACGGGCAACCTGATGATCTTCCGCACCAAGGGCGGCCCCCTCTCGACGGTCTACGAGGAGGACCTGGTGCCGTTCGACTGGAACGAGCCCTACGACCCGATCCTGCCGGACCAGCTCGACTCCCTGCGCGCTACACCGTACGAGGGCGCCTGCCTCTGCTACTGA
- a CDS encoding aldehyde dehydrogenase family protein, translating to MTTVFDPVSGRSIEDVPDTPLAELDGILERGRKAGRGWATVAASERGRRLQRVAALLREHLDELAMLETRNTGRPLHNTRGESSRAAAAFEYYAGFADKVVGTTVPVGGGYHTYTLREPRGLALGIIPWNAPYVFAALKVAPALAFGNSLVLKPAQETPLTALRLAELVAEAGVDDDVLQVVTGGADVGAALTDDPRPDVIAFTGHHATGKAVAEAAARNLTPVSLELGGKSPQLIFADADLDAALDAVLLGIFGQTGQMCIAGSRIYVQRQVFDEFARRLRDRVMALRVGDPREDGVNVGPQTTARQRDKTLAMIDAGVASGATIAAQAPVPDDPALRNGYFTPPTVFTDVDPRMPIMAEEIFGPVACLAPFTDDEDALRLAHETDFGLAAGVWTADVGRAHRLARDLRVGTVWINTYRVLSVGVPFGGVALSGYGREGGEAAIDLYTQVKSVWTSLTPGMPPGYRL from the coding sequence ATGACGACCGTGTTCGATCCGGTGAGCGGCCGGAGCATCGAAGACGTCCCCGACACCCCCCTCGCCGAACTCGACGGGATCCTTGAGCGTGGCCGCAAGGCCGGACGCGGCTGGGCGACGGTCGCCGCCTCCGAGCGCGGCCGGCGCCTGCAGCGCGTCGCCGCCCTGCTGCGTGAGCACCTCGACGAGTTGGCCATGCTCGAGACGCGCAACACCGGGCGTCCCCTGCACAACACGCGGGGCGAGTCGAGCCGCGCGGCCGCCGCCTTCGAGTATTACGCCGGTTTCGCCGACAAGGTGGTGGGGACCACGGTGCCCGTTGGTGGTGGCTACCACACCTACACGCTGCGGGAGCCGCGGGGCCTGGCGCTGGGGATCATCCCTTGGAACGCGCCCTACGTGTTCGCCGCGCTCAAGGTGGCTCCGGCCCTGGCGTTCGGGAACTCGCTCGTGCTCAAGCCGGCGCAGGAGACCCCGTTGACGGCGCTGCGCCTGGCGGAACTGGTCGCCGAGGCCGGGGTCGACGACGACGTCCTCCAGGTGGTGACCGGTGGTGCGGACGTTGGCGCCGCCCTGACCGACGACCCGCGTCCCGACGTGATCGCCTTCACCGGGCATCACGCGACGGGCAAGGCCGTGGCCGAGGCGGCGGCCAGGAACCTGACCCCGGTCAGCCTGGAGCTGGGTGGCAAGAGCCCACAGCTGATCTTCGCCGACGCGGACCTCGACGCCGCGCTCGACGCGGTGCTGCTCGGCATCTTCGGCCAGACCGGCCAGATGTGCATCGCCGGTTCGCGGATCTACGTGCAACGGCAGGTCTTCGACGAGTTCGCCCGTAGGCTGCGTGACCGCGTCATGGCGCTGCGTGTCGGCGACCCGCGCGAGGACGGCGTCAACGTCGGGCCGCAGACCACCGCGCGCCAGCGCGACAAGACCCTGGCGATGATCGATGCCGGGGTGGCCTCGGGTGCGACGATCGCGGCGCAGGCGCCGGTGCCCGACGACCCGGCGTTGCGCAACGGCTACTTCACCCCGCCGACGGTGTTCACCGACGTGGACCCCCGGATGCCGATCATGGCCGAGGAGATCTTTGGTCCGGTCGCCTGCCTCGCCCCGTTCACCGACGACGAGGACGCGCTGCGGCTCGCGCACGAGACCGACTTCGGCCTCGCGGCCGGCGTCTGGACCGCCGACGTCGGCCGCGCGCACCGGCTCGCGCGGGACCTGCGCGTGGGCACGGTGTGGATCAACACCTACCGGGTGCTGTCGGTCGGGGTCCCGTTCGGTGGTGTGGCCCTGTCCGGGTACGGGCGGGAGGGCGGCGAGGCGGCCATCGACCTCTACACCCAGGTCAAGAGCGTGTGGACGTCGCTGACACCGGGCATGCCTCCCGGCTACCGCCTCTGA
- a CDS encoding amidohydrolase family protein: protein MARKGGLVAGAACTMDPDQPLLSPAYVGWDGGTLVEIRPPRSGDLDADGVHDRHDALVLPGFVNVHHHVTSAGLTGVEPEAQPGLGAAPPEARRRFVAAIDQDRSRALAALGFLELARAGVTTTTDSQAAWKGDRRVDGAIEAAASSGLRVHFSAAFLDRTELIPPQQQHTPDGAVQELDRLRNLFAGDRLEIEGEPLSLPRATDDLVRALHGARHRRAAMHLTYSRAFERWADETLGRRAVEHLDHLGVLDAGWLFAHPVHLDANELRLLGQAGAGTAYCPVSNLHMGLEIPDLRPLRAAGLTLGLGLDHPNGNHDVLQNAKVATIAQRSAAGDPDAWTALDSLEALTVGGAAALGLEGRVGRLAVGYAADVVVLAGLLPPVLTVGRIAERVVMAGAREHVSDVVAEGRWLVRDGAVVGSDEDAIRRDAVAAQDALLAAAAR, encoded by the coding sequence ATGGCGCGCAAGGGCGGACTGGTCGCTGGCGCGGCCTGCACGATGGACCCCGACCAGCCGCTGCTCTCCCCGGCCTACGTCGGCTGGGACGGCGGGACCCTGGTCGAGATCCGCCCACCGCGGTCCGGCGACCTCGATGCCGACGGGGTGCACGACCGGCACGACGCCCTCGTCCTGCCGGGATTCGTCAACGTCCACCACCACGTCACCAGTGCCGGGCTCACCGGCGTGGAACCCGAGGCCCAGCCGGGGCTCGGCGCCGCGCCGCCCGAGGCACGACGTCGGTTCGTCGCCGCGATCGACCAGGACCGGTCCCGGGCACTCGCCGCGTTGGGCTTCCTCGAACTGGCGCGCGCCGGCGTGACCACGACGACGGATTCCCAGGCCGCATGGAAGGGCGACCGTCGCGTCGACGGGGCCATCGAGGCGGCTGCGAGCAGTGGGCTGCGGGTGCACTTCTCGGCCGCGTTCCTCGACCGCACCGAGTTGATCCCACCCCAACAGCAGCACACGCCCGACGGCGCCGTGCAGGAACTCGACCGGCTCCGGAACCTCTTCGCGGGCGACCGCCTCGAGATCGAAGGCGAGCCGCTCTCGCTCCCCCGCGCCACCGACGACCTCGTTCGGGCGCTGCACGGCGCCCGGCACCGCCGAGCCGCCATGCATCTGACCTACTCCCGCGCTTTCGAGCGATGGGCCGACGAGACGCTCGGCCGGCGGGCCGTCGAACACCTCGACCATCTCGGTGTACTCGATGCCGGGTGGTTGTTCGCCCATCCGGTCCACCTCGACGCCAACGAACTGCGCCTGCTGGGGCAGGCGGGCGCCGGTACGGCGTACTGCCCGGTCAGCAACCTGCACATGGGGCTCGAGATCCCCGACCTGCGCCCGCTGCGTGCCGCCGGCCTCACCCTCGGTCTCGGGCTCGACCATCCCAACGGCAACCACGACGTGCTGCAGAACGCCAAGGTGGCGACGATCGCCCAGCGGTCCGCGGCGGGCGACCCGGACGCCTGGACCGCCCTGGACAGCCTCGAGGCACTGACTGTCGGGGGCGCGGCGGCGCTGGGACTCGAGGGCCGGGTCGGGCGTCTTGCCGTGGGTTACGCGGCGGACGTCGTCGTGCTGGCCGGCCTGCTGCCACCGGTCCTCACCGTGGGCAGGATCGCTGAACGCGTGGTCATGGCGGGCGCCCGCGAGCACGTCTCCGACGTCGTCGCCGAGGGCCGGTGGCTCGTGCGCGACGGGGCAGTCGTTGGCAGCGACGAGGACGCGATCCGGCGCGACGCCGTCGCGGCGCAGGATGCCCTGCTCGCCGCCGCGGCGCGCTGA